From Eubalaena glacialis isolate mEubGla1 chromosome 17, mEubGla1.1.hap2.+ XY, whole genome shotgun sequence, a single genomic window includes:
- the PTDSS1 gene encoding phosphatidylserine synthase 1 isoform X2 — MVRLLDLIRPCGEWFLEYAVNCHVITWERIISHFDIFAFGHFWGWAMKALLIRSYGLCWTISITWELTELFFMHLLPNFAECWWDQVILDILLCNGGGIWLGMVVCRFLEMRTYHWASFKDIHTTTGKIKRAVLQFTPASWTYVRWFDPKSSFQRVAGIYLFMIIWQLTELNTFFLKHIFVFQASHPLSWCRILFIGGITAPTVRQYYAYLTDTQCKRVGTQCWVFGVIGFLEAIVCIKFGQDLFSKTQILYVVLWLLCVAFTTFLCLYGMVWYAEHYGHREKTYSECEDGTYSPDISWPHGKGTKGSEDGPPKHPGNSESHSSRRRNRHSKSKVTNGVGKK; from the exons gaGTATGCTGTGAACTGCCATGTTATCACCTGGGAGAGGATTATCAGCCATTTTGATATATTTGCCTTTGGACATTTCTGGGGCTGGGCTATGAAGGCCTTGCTGATCCGTAGTTATGGTCTCTGCTGGACAATCAGTATTACCTGGGAGCTGACTGAG CTTTTCTTCATGCACCTTCTGCCCAATTTTGCCGAGTGCTGGTGGGACCAAGTCATTCTGGACATCCTGCTGTGCAACGGTGGTGGAATCTGGCTGGGCATGGTCGTCTGCCGGTTTTTAGAGATGAGGACTTACCACTGGGCAAGCTTCAA GGATATCCACACCACCACTGGGAAAATCAAAAGAGCCGTGCTCCAGTTCACTCCTGCTAGCTGGACCTACGTCCGGTGGTTTGACCCCAAATCTTCATTTCAGAGAGTGGCTGGAATATACCTTTTCATGATCATCTGGCAG CTGACTGAGTTGAATACCTTCTTCCTGAAACATATCTTTGTGTTCCAAGCCAGTCATCCATTAAGTTGGTGTAGAATTCTCTTTATTGGTGGCATCACGGCTCCCACAGTGAG ACAGTACTACGCTTACCTCACCGACACACAGTGCAAGCGTGTGGGAACACAGTGCTGGGTGTTTGG GGTCATTGGTTTCCTGGAAGCTATTGTCTGCATAAAATTTGGACAAGATCTCTTCTCTAAGACCCAAATACTCTATGTTGTGCTTTGGCTTCTTTGTGTG gcTTTCACTACCTTCCTGTGTCTGTACGGCATGGTTTGGTATGCAGAGCACTATGGTCACCGAGAAAAG ACCTACTCAGAGTGTGAAGATGGCACCTACAGCCCTGACATCTCCTGGCCTCACGGGAAAGGTACAAAAG GTTCTGAAGACGGCCCACCCAAGCATCCAGGCAACAGCGAGAGCCATTCTTCCAGAAGAAGGAATCGACATTCCAAGTCAAAAGTCACCAACGGAgttggaaagaaatga